In the Streptomyces sp. cg36 genome, one interval contains:
- a CDS encoding cold-shock protein translates to MSEVRFAGTVREWHAEEGWGVVTSADLSEPVWAHFSHIEAGGFRELVAGEAVVFTAERAEQDGHNWRAVRVWRDPGAKKAK, encoded by the coding sequence ATGTCGGAGGTCAGGTTTGCGGGGACGGTGCGGGAGTGGCACGCCGAAGAGGGGTGGGGTGTGGTGACCTCCGCGGATCTGAGTGAGCCGGTGTGGGCTCACTTCTCCCATATCGAAGCCGGGGGTTTTCGTGAGCTCGTGGCCGGGGAAGCCGTCGTCTTCACCGCGGAGCGGGCTGAGCAGGACGGCCACAACTGGCGGGCCGTACGCGTGTGGCGTGACCCGGGCGCCAAGAAGGCCAAGTGA
- a CDS encoding M4 family metallopeptidase gives MSSLSPTGGTARRLALTSGAVVLTGALLAAGAATASAGAAPQHEGTGPAATAQALGLGAKENLVVKDVIKDADGTVHTRYERTYAGLPVLGGDLIVHRAPNGAVKDVTKAVKATIKVASLTPKLTPTTATSVAVRAAKAAKTTGATSGDAPRKVIWAADGKPVLAYETVVNGTKADGITPSRLRVITDANTGKKLYENEQIDDIASGITSQGSAGAAKPAAPAAAVGTGASQYSGTVSLNTTKASTGYSLVDSVRGGSSTVDLKHKTSGKGTVFTDADNKWGTGNPADNQTAAVDAAYGAAQTWDFYKNVLHRNGIKNDGRAPVSRVHYGNAYQNAFWDDQSFTISYGDGAKNKLPLTQLDVAGHEFSHGVTSATADLQYSGESGGLNEATSDIFGTAVEWNANNAQDKGDYLLGEKIDIFGNGKPLRYQDKPSKDGRGSADYWSASVGDLDVHYSSGVANHFFYLLSEGSGAKDINGVHYDSPTVDGSTVTGIGRDKAVQIWYKALTTYFTSTTDYHGARQGTLKAAADLYGANSAEAKAVDAAWTGVNVKG, from the coding sequence ATGTCCTCGCTCTCCCCCACCGGTGGCACGGCTCGCCGCCTGGCCCTCACGTCCGGCGCCGTCGTCCTCACCGGCGCCCTGCTCGCCGCCGGTGCAGCCACCGCATCGGCGGGTGCCGCTCCGCAGCACGAGGGCACCGGCCCCGCGGCCACCGCGCAGGCGCTCGGCCTGGGCGCCAAGGAGAACCTGGTCGTCAAGGACGTCATCAAGGACGCCGACGGCACGGTCCACACCCGCTACGAGCGCACCTACGCCGGGCTGCCCGTCCTCGGCGGCGACCTCATCGTCCACCGGGCGCCCAACGGCGCCGTCAAGGACGTCACCAAGGCCGTCAAGGCGACCATCAAGGTGGCTTCGCTCACCCCGAAGCTGACCCCGACCACCGCCACGTCGGTTGCGGTGAGGGCCGCCAAGGCGGCGAAGACCACGGGTGCCACCAGCGGCGACGCTCCCCGCAAGGTCATCTGGGCCGCCGACGGCAAGCCCGTGCTCGCCTACGAGACCGTCGTCAACGGCACCAAGGCCGACGGCATCACCCCGAGCCGACTGCGGGTGATCACCGACGCCAACACCGGCAAGAAGCTGTACGAGAACGAGCAGATCGACGACATAGCCAGCGGCATCACCTCGCAGGGCTCCGCCGGCGCCGCCAAGCCGGCCGCCCCGGCCGCCGCGGTCGGCACCGGCGCCAGCCAGTACAGCGGCACCGTCAGCCTCAACACCACGAAGGCGTCCACGGGTTACAGCCTCGTCGACAGCGTGCGCGGCGGTTCGAGCACCGTCGACCTCAAGCACAAGACGAGCGGCAAGGGCACCGTCTTCACCGACGCCGACAACAAGTGGGGCACCGGCAACCCCGCCGACAACCAGACCGCCGCCGTGGACGCCGCCTACGGCGCCGCCCAGACCTGGGACTTCTACAAGAACGTCCTGCACCGCAACGGCATCAAGAACGACGGCCGCGCCCCGGTCTCCCGCGTCCACTACGGCAACGCCTACCAGAACGCCTTCTGGGACGACCAGTCCTTCACGATCAGCTACGGCGACGGCGCGAAGAACAAGCTCCCGCTGACCCAGCTCGACGTGGCCGGGCACGAGTTCAGCCACGGCGTCACCTCCGCCACCGCCGACCTGCAGTATTCGGGTGAGTCCGGCGGCCTCAACGAGGCCACCTCGGACATCTTCGGCACCGCGGTGGAGTGGAACGCCAACAACGCCCAGGACAAGGGCGACTACCTGCTCGGCGAGAAGATCGACATCTTCGGCAACGGCAAGCCGCTGCGCTACCAGGACAAGCCGAGCAAGGACGGCCGCGGTTCCGCCGACTACTGGAGCGCCTCCGTCGGCGACCTCGACGTGCACTACTCCTCCGGCGTCGCCAACCACTTCTTCTACCTGCTGTCCGAGGGCAGCGGCGCGAAGGACATCAACGGCGTGCACTACGACAGCCCGACCGTGGACGGCTCCACGGTCACCGGCATCGGCCGCGACAAGGCCGTGCAGATCTGGTACAAGGCGCTGACCACGTACTTCACCTCCACCACCGACTACCACGGCGCCCGCCAGGGCACCCTGAAGGCAGCCGCCGACCTCTACGGCGCCAACAGCGCCGAGGCCAAGGCCGTGGACGCCGCCTGGACCGGGGTGAACGTCAAGGGGTAA
- a CDS encoding signal peptide protein has product MSSPRIRPLPSAFLLCALAAVSTMTTAKAATAATPAPAHTDTCTDVRPDHFVDVPGHTPALSPRAVEFDLDYRNRGDHARRAAPQVLIESPDHGPYLRPGDVLLEHRTADGSWQPVRLASQTGTLYTSLTGAHRCVPAAGALHERYRISATPGAQGSLHLRVAVAD; this is encoded by the coding sequence ATGTCTTCGCCCCGCATCCGTCCGCTTCCCTCCGCGTTCCTCCTGTGCGCGCTCGCCGCAGTCAGCACCATGACCACGGCGAAGGCGGCCACGGCGGCCACCCCCGCTCCCGCGCACACAGACACCTGCACGGACGTGCGGCCCGACCACTTCGTCGACGTACCCGGTCACACCCCCGCCCTCAGCCCCCGGGCCGTCGAGTTCGACCTCGACTACCGCAACCGCGGCGACCACGCCCGCAGGGCCGCGCCGCAGGTCCTGATCGAGTCGCCGGACCACGGCCCCTACCTCCGGCCCGGCGACGTGCTCCTCGAACACCGCACGGCGGACGGCTCCTGGCAGCCGGTGCGCCTGGCCAGCCAGACCGGCACCCTCTACACCTCCCTCACCGGCGCCCACCGGTGCGTGCCTGCAGCCGGGGCCCTCCACGAGCGCTACCGGATCAGTGCCACACCCGGCGCCCAGGGCTCGCTCCATCTGCGCGTGGCCGTGGCCGACTGA
- a CDS encoding universal stress protein, whose amino-acid sequence MKQAIKRIVVGVDGSEHDVAVLRAAENEARRRRADLCPVLVFDCSTQVPAHRHDPAHDVHERFCHDEAMETLSHICDQAIGRGGDAPVVTPAVVPDQDAARALVGQASRTGDLLIVGAGKHGTLHRLLYGSLDRYCRKNAPCPVIVVPQTNGKRAH is encoded by the coding sequence ATGAAGCAGGCGATAAAGCGGATCGTGGTCGGCGTGGACGGGTCGGAGCACGATGTCGCGGTACTCCGCGCCGCGGAAAACGAAGCACGCCGCCGCCGCGCGGACCTCTGCCCCGTCCTCGTCTTCGACTGCTCGACCCAGGTCCCCGCGCACCGACACGACCCCGCCCATGACGTACACGAGCGCTTCTGCCACGACGAAGCGATGGAGACGCTCTCGCACATCTGCGACCAGGCCATCGGGCGCGGCGGCGACGCACCCGTCGTCACCCCCGCCGTCGTCCCCGACCAGGACGCCGCGCGCGCACTCGTGGGGCAGGCGTCCCGCACGGGCGACCTGCTGATCGTCGGCGCCGGAAAACACGGCACCCTGCACCGCCTGCTCTACGGCTCGCTCGACCGCTACTGCCGCAAGAACGCCCCGTGCCCCGTCATCGTCGTCCCCCAGACGAACGGCAAGCGCGCCCACTGA
- a CDS encoding VOC family protein: MSTRLVQINMKAQDDSALGRFWSQALGWGMDSEGPGVTNLEPVGFAYPDPTAVCIDIIARPEPKTVKNRVHLDLATTSPAHQAELVARLKDLGATLADVGQGDVPWTVMADPEGNEFCVLEPRPLYRDTGPIAAVVVDCADPREMARFWDGAMDWTLHEVTDDFAGMRSAQGVGPYLEFVRTPDTKSVWNRVHLDVRPYPGADVAAEEARLRALGATDPGIDQSTISWTILADPEGNEFCLLTPA; this comes from the coding sequence ATGTCAACACGACTCGTGCAGATCAATATGAAGGCTCAGGACGACTCCGCGCTCGGCCGGTTCTGGTCGCAGGCGCTCGGCTGGGGCATGGACAGCGAGGGGCCCGGCGTCACCAACCTGGAACCCGTGGGTTTCGCCTACCCCGACCCCACAGCTGTCTGCATCGACATCATCGCCCGCCCGGAACCCAAGACGGTCAAGAACCGGGTCCACCTGGATCTGGCCACCACCTCGCCCGCTCACCAGGCGGAGTTGGTCGCACGGCTGAAGGATCTGGGCGCGACCCTCGCGGACGTGGGTCAGGGTGATGTCCCCTGGACGGTCATGGCGGACCCGGAGGGCAACGAGTTCTGCGTCCTGGAGCCCCGCCCCCTCTACCGGGACACCGGCCCGATCGCCGCGGTGGTCGTCGACTGTGCCGACCCGCGGGAGATGGCCCGGTTCTGGGACGGGGCGATGGACTGGACGCTGCACGAGGTCACCGACGACTTCGCCGGCATGCGCTCCGCCCAGGGCGTGGGCCCGTACCTGGAGTTCGTCCGCACCCCCGACACCAAGAGCGTATGGAACCGCGTCCACCTCGACGTCAGGCCCTACCCCGGCGCCGACGTGGCGGCGGAAGAAGCCCGGCTGCGCGCCCTGGGTGCCACCGACCCCGGAATCGACCAGTCCACCATTTCCTGGACGATTCTGGCCGACCCGGAAGGCAACGAGTTCTGCCTGCTCACCCCCGCGTGA
- a CDS encoding class I SAM-dependent methyltransferase: MDTTPASTQTTAVRETSDWTTAARARECGRPDAYLRDYYAATACGPAASGLDRMVANGGEFGCPIARGRLGDALALRAVAGGVRQVVCLGAGGDTRAWRLRLPSDLAWWEVDLPGQLDAKNNRLAALGVTPHCPVTNVTTDLRGSWTEELAHHGHNASRPTLWIADGLFYFLTPAEGTKLIDALTRRSAPGSRFCGDIPRPAPDDLRRARLIAFMDGLGCPFVGGVEHPHQLFTDPAWRVDAHLSTDLAAGRCPLVPSLPHRLAEREHHIWYTHALLP; the protein is encoded by the coding sequence ATGGACACGACTCCGGCTTCCACGCAGACCACAGCGGTGCGGGAGACGAGCGACTGGACGACGGCCGCACGGGCCCGGGAATGCGGGCGCCCGGACGCCTACCTGCGCGACTACTACGCGGCAACGGCCTGCGGCCCGGCGGCCTCGGGCCTGGACCGCATGGTCGCCAACGGTGGTGAGTTCGGTTGCCCCATCGCCCGGGGCCGCCTCGGCGACGCCTTGGCCTTGCGAGCGGTCGCCGGTGGCGTACGCCAAGTCGTGTGCCTGGGCGCGGGCGGCGACACCCGGGCCTGGCGCCTCCGCCTGCCCTCGGACCTCGCCTGGTGGGAAGTCGACCTGCCCGGGCAGCTGGACGCCAAGAACAACCGGCTCGCCGCCCTCGGCGTCACCCCCCATTGCCCCGTCACGAACGTCACCACGGACCTGCGCGGCTCCTGGACCGAAGAGCTGGCCCACCACGGGCACAACGCCTCCCGGCCCACCCTCTGGATCGCCGACGGCCTGTTCTACTTCCTCACTCCCGCGGAAGGAACAAAACTCATCGACGCGCTCACCCGTCGCAGCGCCCCCGGCAGCCGGTTCTGCGGTGACATTCCCCGGCCGGCCCCGGATGACTTGCGGCGGGCCCGCCTGATCGCGTTCATGGACGGCCTCGGGTGCCCCTTCGTCGGCGGCGTGGAACACCCGCACCAACTATTCACGGACCCGGCCTGGCGCGTGGACGCCCACCTCTCGACGGACCTGGCGGCGGGCCGCTGCCCACTGGTCCCGTCCCTGCCGCACCGCCTCGCCGAACGCGAGCACCACATCTGGTACACCCACGCTCTGCTCCCTTGA